From Erigeron canadensis isolate Cc75 chromosome 8, C_canadensis_v1, whole genome shotgun sequence, one genomic window encodes:
- the LOC122579149 gene encoding uncharacterized protein LOC122579149 encodes MSVGLDVGIGRVEISRQKITAASKVKGDGQRRAGVLKMVDRQLSKGNFKMALSLLKQLHLSAFSSCSSSSKQVPKRVSSVEELNLSMTETSTLQPLFDSILGSIKSSLESSPLDETLTGEDGNLYLEDDDIIDNKQVVQHEAGHFLVGYLLGILPKEYSFSSLEDVKQDKVAVASVKFIGFEFLAELEDKVQLKKKSHEAKPGHRANKNKLSSTVLCKFACVIVGGLVAEHLVFGYSKGHHADVEKLDRVLKWMHFTEDEANTLMRWAVLNTLLILNRHDEARSTLVEAMVDGRSIGKCIDMIESTINDHKI; translated from the exons ATGTCTGTTGGCCTTGACGTTGGGATTGGGCGGGTAGAGATATCCCGGCAGAAAATAACAGCGGCAAGTAAAGTCAAAGGGGACGGTCAACGGCGTGCAGGTGTATTAAAAATGGTGGACAGACAGCTATCAAAGGGCAACTTTAAAATGGCTCTTTCTCTACTCAAACAATTGCATCTCTCTGCCTTctcttcttgttcttcttcttccaaaCAA GTTCCCAAAAGAGTCTCATCAGTAGAGGAATTAAATCTAAGCATGACTGAGACATCTACTCTGCAACCATTATTTGACTCCATTCTCGGTTCAATCAAGAGTAGCCTTGAATCTTCACCATTGGATGAG ACACTAACCGGTGAAGACGGTAACTTGTACcttgaagatgatgatataaTTGACAACAA GCAAGTTGTGCAGCATGAAGCGGGTCACTTTTTAGTTGGCTACTTGCTAGGAATTTTACCAAAAGAGTACAGCTTTTCCAGCTTGGAAGATGTGAAGCAAGACAAAGTTGCTGTTGCAAGTGTAAAATTTATAGGCTTTGAATTTTTGGCAGAG TTAGAAGATAAAGTGCAATTGAAGAAAAAATCACATGAAGCAAAGCCAGGTCATCGG GCTAATAAGAACAAGCTATCTTCCACG GTTTTATGCAAGTTCGCCTGTGTGATTGTCGGAGGCTTGGTAGCAGAGCATCTGGTCTTTGGATACTCAAAAGGGCATCATGCAGATGTTGAAAAA TTGGACAGAGTTCTTAAATGGATGCATTTCACGGAAGATGAAGCAAACACTCTGATGAGATGGGCTGTACTGAACACCCTCCTAATATTAAATCGTCATGATGAAGCTAGATCAACATTAGTGGAGGCCATGGTTGATGGAAGATCGATTGGAAAGTGTATTGATATGATAGAAAGTACAATAAATGATCACAAAATCTAA
- the LOC122578132 gene encoding histone H2AX → MAPKAAATATAEGDAKKGGRGKAKNTKSVSRSSKAGLQFPVGRIARFLKAGKYAQRVGGGAPVYLAAVLEYLAAEVLELAGNAARDNKKTRIVPRHIQLAVRNDEELSKLLGSVTIANGGVLPNIHSTLLPKKGGSGKEKGEIGSASQEF, encoded by the exons atgGCACCAAAAGcagcagcaacagcaacagcagAAGGTGATGCGAAGAAAGGGGGTAGAGGAAAAGCAAAGAACACGAAGTCTGTTTCCAGATCTTCAAAAGCTGGTCTTCAGTTTCCGGTGGGTAGAATCGCTAGGTTTCTTAAGGCCGGAAAGTACGCTCAGCGTGTCGGCGGCGGCGCTCCTGTTTACCTTGCCGCTGTTCTTGAGTATCTTGCCGCTGAg GTATTGGAGTTGGCTGGAAATGCAGCAAGGGATAACAAAAAGACAAGGATAGTACCAAGGCATATACAGTTGGCAGTAAGGAATGATGAAGAGCTAAGTAAGCTACTGGGGTCAGTGACAATTGCAAATGGAGGTGTTTTGCCAAATATTCATTCCACTTTGTTGCCAAAGAAGGGTGGAAGTGGTAAGGAAAAGGGTGAAATTGGATCTGCTTCTCAAGAGTTTTAA
- the LOC122578839 gene encoding myosin-3-like — MAKKKSNQQSDNNNNTNTNMVDSEKLDSLKSLNTMLLKETVERRQQVDSLTNLNISLESELNLCKSDMGLLKSEMGLLNDKALRLESEKGLVCKDFEEKMSDLNEKVCGLERDLSRVFNEKEGKVSEILVLTNRVRELESEVEGEKVRLVKVCEERDRKVGEMEKREVLVSDELKKVKGGFDELVKEKKAVEKKMGLVVSEKEIVEKSLVESKALVEKLKMDVDGIGKEKSVIEDEVKVLEKKKSELQKRVDVMNGLMQKLREEEECLVRKVAELEKQCVASLEKEAEMSKEIGVLVKERVGLEEGVERLSEEKSLVENDLNEALKSLRNQNVKIAQLEKEKKELSDAKELGESEMIKLKEESEEFKNTISSLQKSSIVQVDKIKQLQSEVSDYEAALEQATKERDSASKKVADLEKKCLAILEKEVEMSMQIDVLVKEKQEIDGVVEKLSQEKSLAEKDLNEALNHLRRQNISIEHLVKEKKEISDAKSISENDITKLNEQLEIFKDTISSLQKSSIVQVAEVKQLESEVKRYEAALEQTTKERNSARADYDGEKLKVKNLNEKLSEMQKTVEEMSKKLSKMQKDSEKGLAEKKELEKAREGLANEIQVTKKSLVKTQKEYDDVKAKLTLSEANMGQILKLLKDVSLICNSKEYDIIANDRETKCGEEIKHHVKEVEAIKKAIKDKESNLDEMRKQLELLKVCVAKADKGKSIWAMAFSATTMLAAVSLAYVARGGH, encoded by the coding sequence ATGGCCAAAAAGAAATCAAACCAACAATCTGATAACAATaacaacacaaacacaaacatgGTGGATTCTGAAAAACTTGACAGTTTAAAATCACTCAACACAATGTTGCTTAAGGAAACTGTGGAGCGCCGTCAACAGGTTGACTCTTTGACTAATTTGAATATTTCTCTTGAATCTGAGCTTAATTTATGTAAATCTGATATGGGTTTGTTGAAATCTGAGATGGGTTTGTTAAATGATAAGGCTTTGAGGTTAGAATCTGAGAAAGGGTTAGTTTGTAAGGATTTTGAGGAGAAAATGAGTGATTTGAATGAGAAAGTTTGTGGTTTGGAGAGAGATTTGAGTCGGGTTTTCAACGAAAAGGAGGGTAAGGTATCGGAGATTTTGGTTTTGACGAATAGGGTTAGGGAGCTTGAAAGTGAGGTTGAGGGAGAGAAGGTTAGGTTAGTGAAAGTTTGCGAGGAGAGGGATCGAAAAGTAGGGGAAATGGAGAAGAGGGAGGTTTTGGTTTCGGATGAGTTGAAGAAAGTTAAGGGTGGTTTTGATGAGTTGGTTAAGGAAAAGAAGGCGGTCGAGAAGAAGATGGGGTTGGTGGTTAGTGAAAAGGAAATTGTCGAGAAGAGTTTGGTTGAATCGAAGGCGTTGGTTGAGAAGTTGAAGATGGATGTTGATGGGATTGGGAAAGAGAAGTCGGTGATTGAAGATGAGGTGAAAGTGCTAGAGAAGAAGAAGAGCGAGTTGCAGAAGCGAGTTGATGTTATGAATGGATTGATGCAGAAGCTTCGAGAAGAGGAAGAGTGTTTGGTTAGGAAGGTTGCTGAGTTGGAGAAGCAATGTGTGGCGAGTTTGGAAAAGGAGGCAGAAATGAGTAAGGAAATCGGTGTATTGGTGAAAGAGAGAGTAGGACTTGAAGAGGGTGTTGAAAGGTTGAGTGAAGAGAAGAGTTTGGTTGAGAATGATTTGAACGAGGCATTGAAGAGTTTAAGAAACCAGAATGTTAAGATAGCTCAATtggagaaagagaaaaaagagcTTAGTGATGCAAAGGAACTTGGGGAGAGTGAGATGATTAAACTGAAAGAAGAATCGGAGGAATTTAAGAATACAATTTCTAGCCTTCAAAAGTCTAGCATTGTTCAGGTTGATAAAATTAAGCAACTGCAGTCTGAGGTTAGCGATTATGAAGCTGCATTGGAGCAAGCAACAAAAGAAAGAGATAGTGCGTCAAAGAAAGTTGCTGATTTGGAGAAGAAATGTTTGGCGATTTTGGAAAAGGAGGTGGAAATGAGTATGCAAATTGATGTTTTGGTGAAAGAGAAACAAGAGATCGACGGGGTTGTTGAAAAGTTGAGTCAAGAGAAGAGTTTGGCTGAAAAAGATCTGAATGAGGCTTTGAATCATCTGAGACGCCAGAACATTTCTATAGAACATTTggtcaaagagaaaaaagagATAAGTGATGCAAAGAGTATTAGTGAAAATGATATTACCAAGCTTAATGAACAGTTGGAAATTTTCAAGGATACGATTTCTAGCCTTCAAAAATCTAGCATTGTTCAAGTTGCGGAAGTTAAGCAACTGGAGTCTGAGGTTAAGCGTTATGAAGCAGCATTGGAGCaaacaacaaaagaaagaaacagtGCACGAGCCGATTATGATGGGGAGAAACTTAAAGTGAAGAATCTGAATGAAAAGCTTTCTGAAATGCAGAAGACTGTCGAAGAAATGTCCAAGAAGTTATCCAAGATGCAGAAGGACTCTGAAAAAGGCCTTGCAGAAAAGAAGGAATTGGAAAAGGCCCGTGAAGGTTTAGCAAATGAGATTCAGGTGACAAAGAAATCACTTGTTAAAACCCAAAAGGAATACGATGATGTGAAAGCTAAACTAACACTGTCTGAAGCTAACATGGGCCAAATCTTGAAATTGTTGAAGGATGTTTCTTTGATTTGTAACTCAAAGGAATATGATATCATAGCTAATGATCGAGAAACTAAATGTGGGGAGGAAATTAAACATCATGTGAAAGAAGTTGAGGCAATCAAGAAAGCGATCAAGGATAAAGAGAGTAATCTGGATGAAATGAGGAAACAACTTGAGTTGCTTAAAGTTTGTGTTGCAAAAGCTGATAAGGGTAAAAGCATCTGGGCAATGGCTTTTTCAGCAACAACCATGCTAGCTGCTGTTTCTTTGGCATATGTTGCTCGAGGAGGCCACTAA
- the LOC122611362 gene encoding protein WVD2-like 2 isoform X2, with protein sequence MGRDVANMRFDNKSNVVKVRSNGVSRGTNHVSPKTSGESINVRRTKAEEGSHVERSPEKQDAVAVKSTNYESVSPGGVTAKPEPSKSSEKTLGSPKNVATGLRISSDTNSFQSPMKTKQSQSSPFSAPRVQKYHDEEDNWSVASSAATSRTVRSRVTVGVAPSFKSAQRAAQRKEFYEKLEQKHQALKAERMEYEARTKEEQEEAIKQMRKSMVVKANPVPSFYRQGPPPKVELKKLPLTRAKSPKLSRRKSCGDTTHSSAHEEALCSRVRHSIGTYKPGSATSSPIKLTHGRTINGISKPKDRTTKQPSTTPNGSPLKLSKETNSDITVQS encoded by the exons ATGGGCAGGGATGTTGCTAATATGCGCTTTGATAATAAGTCAAATGTTGTTAAGGTGAGGTCTAATGGTGTCTCTCGTGGTACAAATCATGTTTCTCCAAAAACTTCAGGAGAAAGCATTAACGTAAGAAGAACTAAGGCTGAGGAAGGGTCACATGTTGAAAGAAGTCCCGAGAAGCAAGATGCAGTAGCTGTTAAAAGTACCAATTATGAAAGTGTTTCTCCTGGGGGTGTCACTGCAAAACCCGAACCTTCAAAATCAAGTGAGAAAACTCTTGGCTCTCCT AAAAATGTCGCTACTGGTTTACGCATATCATCAGACACGAACAGTTTCCAATCCCCGATGAAGACAAAGCAATCACAG AGCTCTCCTTTCTCTGCACCAAGGGTACAAAAATATCATGATGAGGAAGATAATTGGTCGGTGGCTTCATC TGCTGCAACCTCACGAACAGTTAGATCACGAGTAACAGTTGGGGTAGCTCCCTCTTTTAAAAGTGCCCAACGTGCTGCACAACGTAAAGAG TTTTATGAAAAGCTGGAGCAAAAGCATCAGGCTCTCAAGGCAGAGAGGATGGAGTATGAGGCGAGGACTAAG GAGGAGCAAGAAGAAGCCATAAAGCAGATGAGAAAGAGCATGGTGGTTAAAGCAAACCCTGTTCCCAGTTTTTACCGTCAAGGACCTCCACCAAAGGTTGAACTTAAAAAG TTACCTCTTACCCGTGCCAAATCACCCAAGTTAAGCCGGAGAAAGAGCTGCGGTGATACTACACATTCATCAGCTCATGAAGAGGCTCTATGTTCACGGGTGCGTCACAGCATAGGCACTTATAAACCAGGAAGTGCTACTTCAAGTCCAATCAAGCTGACTCATGGTCGCACTATCAATGGCATTAGCAAACCCAAGGATCGCACCACCAAACAGCCTAGTACAACTCCTAATGGTTCGCCACTTAAACTGTCCAAGGAGACCAACTCGGACATCACTGTTCAGTCATGA
- the LOC122611362 gene encoding protein WAVE-DAMPENED 2-like isoform X1, with product MKVFLLGVSLQNPNLQNQVRKLLALLLAQYQALLLSKKNVATGLRISSDTNSFQSPMKTKQSQQSSPFSAPRVQKYHDEEDNWSVASSAATSRTVRSRVTVGVAPSFKSAQRAAQRKEFYEKLEQKHQALKAERMEYEARTKEEQEEAIKQMRKSMVVKANPVPSFYRQGPPPKVELKKLPLTRAKSPKLSRRKSCGDTTHSSAHEEALCSRVRHSIGTYKPGSATSSPIKLTHGRTINGISKPKDRTTKQPSTTPNGSPLKLSKETNSDITVQS from the exons ATGAAAGTGTTTCTCCTGGGGGTGTCACTGCAAAACCCGAACCTTCAAAATCAAGTGAGAAAACTCTTGGCTCTCCTGTTAGCCCAGTATCAGGCTCTGCTTCTCTCGAAGAAAAATGTCGCTACTGGTTTACGCATATCATCAGACACGAACAGTTTCCAATCCCCGATGAAGACAAAGCAATCACAG CAGAGCTCTCCTTTCTCTGCACCAAGGGTACAAAAATATCATGATGAGGAAGATAATTGGTCGGTGGCTTCATC TGCTGCAACCTCACGAACAGTTAGATCACGAGTAACAGTTGGGGTAGCTCCCTCTTTTAAAAGTGCCCAACGTGCTGCACAACGTAAAGAG TTTTATGAAAAGCTGGAGCAAAAGCATCAGGCTCTCAAGGCAGAGAGGATGGAGTATGAGGCGAGGACTAAG GAGGAGCAAGAAGAAGCCATAAAGCAGATGAGAAAGAGCATGGTGGTTAAAGCAAACCCTGTTCCCAGTTTTTACCGTCAAGGACCTCCACCAAAGGTTGAACTTAAAAAG TTACCTCTTACCCGTGCCAAATCACCCAAGTTAAGCCGGAGAAAGAGCTGCGGTGATACTACACATTCATCAGCTCATGAAGAGGCTCTATGTTCACGGGTGCGTCACAGCATAGGCACTTATAAACCAGGAAGTGCTACTTCAAGTCCAATCAAGCTGACTCATGGTCGCACTATCAATGGCATTAGCAAACCCAAGGATCGCACCACCAAACAGCCTAGTACAACTCCTAATGGTTCGCCACTTAAACTGTCCAAGGAGACCAACTCGGACATCACTGTTCAGTCATGA